The following are encoded together in the Cervus elaphus chromosome 30, mCerEla1.1, whole genome shotgun sequence genome:
- the RAP2A gene encoding ras-related protein Rap-2a isoform X2 has protein sequence MREYKVVVLGSGGVGKSALTVQFVTGTFIEKYDPTIEDFYRKEIEVDSSPSVLEILDTAGTEQFASMRDLYIKNGQGFILVYSLVNQQSFQDIKPMRDQIIRVKRIVLILLNLKFECFVSQLKFGIPQAQLFVSWMLLVALVQNPQSKESLNLAEGRGAGWFLLGRAAVQV, from the exons ATGCGCGAGTACAAAGTGGTGGTGCTGGGCTCGGGCGGGGTCGGCAAATCCGCCCTGACCGTGCAGTTCGTGACCGGCACCTTCATCGAGAAATACGACCCCACCATCGAGGACTTCTACCGCAAGGAGATCGAGGTGGACTCGTCGCCGTCGGTCCTGGAGATCCTGGACACGGCGGGCACCGAGCAGTTCGCGTCCATGCGGGACCTGTACATCAAGAACGGCCAGGGCTTCATCCTCGTCTACAGCCTGGTCAACCAGCAGAGCTTCCAGGACATCAAGCCCATGCGGGACCAGATCATCCGAGTAAAGCG catcGTCCTCATCCTCTTGAATCTCAAATTTGAGTGCTTTGTTTCACAACTCAAATTTGGCATCCCACAAGCCCAGCTCTTTGTCTCTTGGATGTTACTAGTAGCGCTTGTGCAGAACCCCCAAAGCAAAGAAAGTTTAAATCTCGCAGAGGGGAGAGGGGCGGGTTGGTTTCTGCTGGGAAGAGCAGCTGTGCAAGTATAG